One Candidatus Binatia bacterium genomic window, TGGGGATGTCGACGATTTCGACTTCGCTTTTCTTGATCAGGTGCAGGAGCAAATCGAGGGGGCCTTCAAAGACAGGCAGGCTGACCCGATACAGCCCCCGTAGGCGCGCCGGGACAGTCGCCGTGTCGTCTGCGGCCGTCTGGCTCGTTGCTTCGCCTTCGTCAGCCATCGATGCCCTCTCCACACCTCTAGCGTTTGGGTGATCGCCTCACCACGTTTTACGTTTCACGTTTCACGTTTTAGGGAGACGCGTAAAACGCAACTCGTAAAACGTATTTCGACCGATCGCTCAACCTCCCAATCCCATGGCCTCCCGGACTTCCTTCATGGTTGCGACCGCCGCTTCCCGCGCCTGTTCGTTCCCGTGCTCCAGGGCTTCTAGCACTGCTGCTGGGCGTGCCTCCAGCTCGGCGCGCCGCTGACTCATGGGTCCCAGCTCGGCAACAACGTGCTTGATCATGATCCGCTTGCACTCCAGGCAACCGATGCCGGCGGTGCGGCAGCCTTTGCTGACGTACTCGATTTCCTCCGGCGTGCAATAGATGCGATGCAGGCTGAAGGCCGGACAATCGAACGGCTCTCCCGGATCCGTGCGCCGTGCGCGGCGCGGGTCGGTTATCATGCGGCTGAGCTTCTGGTCGATGACCTCGGGCGTGTCGGACAAGAACACGGCGTTATTGTAGCTCGTGCCCATCTTGCGGCCGTCGGTACCCGGCACCTTTTGCGCCTCGGTCAGCAAGGCGTCCGGTTCAGGAAACACCGGGCCATACAGGTTATTGAAGCGGCGCGCGATCTCGCGCGTCAGTTCGACGTGGGGCACCTGATCGATGCCGACGGGAACCCCGGTGGCCTTATACATGAGGATGTCGGCCGCCTGCAGCACCGGGTACCCGATCAGGCCGTAGTTGAGAGTGGTCATCGCCGCTTCGTCTTCCGTCTGCAGCAGCCCGAGTTCGCGCGCTTGCTCCTTGATCGTAGGGTTGCGGAGCAGCCATGGGGTGGGAATGATCATGGAGAACAGCAGGTGCAATTCGGCGTGCTCTTTGACCGCCGACTGGCGAAAGATCACCGCCTTCTCCGGATCGAGGCCGGCGGAGAGGAAGTCGATCATCATGTCGCGGACGTTGCGTTCGATGTCTCCGGTGTCCTCTTGGCGCGTGGTCAACACGTGCCAATCAGCGATGAAGAACAAGCAGCGGCGTTCGTGCTGCAAACGGATCCAGTTGCGCAAGGCGCCGAGCCAGCGACCGAGGTGCAAACGGCCGGTGGGTCGCATGCCGCTGACTACGATACCGGTTGATTCGGCGGTCGTCGTGGCGTTCATCACAGCAAGGCGTGCAGGAAGAGCCCGATCACCGGGCCGATCACCGAGTCGAGGACATTAGTGGCCATCAGGGCGATCACGATCATGAAGCCGAACGGCTCGAGCCGGGCAAAGGCGATCGCCTGCGCACGTGGCAAGAGACCGGCAAGTACCCGGCCGCCATCGAGCGGAAGGATCGGCAAGAGATTGAAGACGGCCAAGACCACGTTGATGACCACACTGTTCTGCGCCATCAAGGCCAGCGGTGTGAGCACCGCGACCAGCAACCCGGCGAACGCCCCTTC contains:
- the trpS gene encoding tryptophan--tRNA ligase; this translates as MNATTTAESTGIVVSGMRPTGRLHLGRWLGALRNWIRLQHERRCLFFIADWHVLTTRQEDTGDIERNVRDMMIDFLSAGLDPEKAVIFRQSAVKEHAELHLLFSMIIPTPWLLRNPTIKEQARELGLLQTEDEAAMTTLNYGLIGYPVLQAADILMYKATGVPVGIDQVPHVELTREIARRFNNLYGPVFPEPDALLTEAQKVPGTDGRKMGTSYNNAVFLSDTPEVIDQKLSRMITDPRRARRTDPGEPFDCPAFSLHRIYCTPEEIEYVSKGCRTAGIGCLECKRIMIKHVVAELGPMSQRRAELEARPAAVLEALEHGNEQAREAAVATMKEVREAMGLGG